The genomic interval ATTCTCTTTATTGCAGACACTGAAATAGACTGGAAAGCCTACATGGATGAAGTAGAGGGAGTCATCAATGGTACCTACGACTACACCGCGCTTAAAGGAGACACCGGCCCCTTGGTGTGAGTTTCAAAGTTCTTTCTAGTGACGTACTTCTCTCCATCCTGTAGCTCGATTTAGTTTTTCTAGTGCAGGATAAATTAGCACCTTGTTGTTGCAGGTACCCGGCTGGCTTTGTCTACATCTTTACAGCTCTCTACTACATCACCAGCCATGGGGTGAACATCCCCCTGGCCCAGTACCTATTTGCTGCTTTCTACCTCATCACACTGCTGCTGGTCTTTAGGATGTACTACCGCACTAAGAAGGTCAGCCTGTGTGACAAAAGCCTCTGTTGCCATGTGGCATTATACAATTTGCTGCAATAAGACACTAAACTGTAGTGTTTTGTTAATGTAGCTGTTGAGTTTGTGTAAAAACTCTATTCCTTTGTACTTTTTAGGACgtgtttaaagttaaatgttgttaaatgtttataCGGTATGCCATTTCCTAATAGTTTCCTGTTAAAACACCAATGAGTgtaatttccctttttattgCCGTAATTGTATTTGATTATTCCTTTAATCTTTTTCCAGGTTCCTCCCTATGTGTTCTTCTTTGTGTGCTGTGCTTCTTATCGGATCCACTCCATCTTTGTGCTGCGTCTCTTTAATGATCCAGTGGCCATGATGCTGCTGTTTGCGGCAGTCAACCTCTTCATGGACGGACACTGGACTCTGGGCTGCGGCCTTTACAGGCAAGTGTGGACTCCTTCACAGCACATTGCTAGCTTTTTATGTCATGACTTTCTCTTGAGGAATATGTATTCTCATGTATCTTTATACCATATcaagtttctcttttttgttatgCTTTGCATGATGAAATTACAACtcaatctttctctctttctgacaGTTTAGCAGtgtctgtgaaaatgaatgtgCTCCTTTTTGCGCCGGGACTActtttcctcctcctgtctgaGTTTGGTCTAATCAAGACAATCCCCAAACTTTCCCTGTGTGCGGGCATACAGGTAAAGTATTCTCTATAACATTAAACCAGGCATGcgaaaaaatgttttttgatgtTGTCCAGTATTGCCAAGCATAATTTCTAAATGAATTTGTCTGCAGCTTTTGCTGGGTCTGCCTTTCCTCCTGGAAAATCCCATGGGTTATATGAGCCAGGCGTTTGATCTTGGCCGTCAGTTTATGTTCAAGTGGACGGTCAACTGGCGCTTCCTGCCAGAATGGTTCTTCTTGAATCGGTACTTCCACTTACTCCTGCTGGCTGCCCACCTGCTCACcctgctgctctttgctctCCGTCGTTGGAAGAGGTGAGACAGACTTTGGCGGTGCCAAGTTTACTGTTGGCATCACAGTTTGAGATGAGCTGGAATGAATCAGAGGTCAAATAGATCTTAATAACACAGAAGTCCTTGGAGgatgtgacttttattttaagatgtaaAATACCTACAACCTTCCTCTGTGTTAACATGTGCTGAATTGTTCACATTTTAGTGAAGAAAAGGAAAttacaatctttttttaaaattaaaagtaaCTATTTTCTCTCTTATCAGGCCAGGAGAAAGCATCTTTGAACTCCTGAAGGAACCCAGCAAGAGGAAAACCCCTGCTCAGAAAACCACTGTTGATCATATCCTTTTATTCCATTTGAATCTGCTCCTATCTGTAGAATATTGTTCCTTAAACACATTAGGATTGTCAGGAACACTATTACTTTTCATGCTATGTAGAGTAATTCAATGATGTTCCTAGTGTACACCGGCTTTTGTGTCAAACCTTGACGGAGAATCACAGATGGTGCTGATTCTGTTCACCTCTAACTTCATTGGCATGTGCTTCAGTCGTTCGTTGCACTACCAGTTCTACGTCTGGTACTTCCACACGCTTCCTTACCTGCTCTGGAGCGGTGGAGTCAAGAAGCTGGCCCACCTGCTCCGGTAAGAGGGAGTCTAAATACTAAACTAAAAGATCCATTTCTGATTTTAGTTTTAGACCCATCGTACAACTCTTGATCACAATGTTAATGCTATATTGTTTTCTTCAGCGTCCTGATCCTGGGTCTGATCGAGCTTTCATGGAACACCTACCCCTCTACTAACAGCAGCTCCGCCGCCCTCCACGTCTGTcacctcatcatcctcctctgtCTGTGGCTGGCTCCACCGCTGCCTTCAGCCccagcagaaacagaagaacaaaCGCCCGTCAAGGACAAACGGCAGTGAGCTGCAGCCTGATCGGACCGGACGTCGCACTTGGTCTAATCCGCTCACCCTCCTCTCTTTAGTCCTCACAACACCAGTGCAGAGGGAGGTCACTGGGATAGACTGCTTTTTATAAGTGAATACAAGGAGCCATTTAATTCTTCTCATCTCAGCTCACTGCTAAAAGTGAAGGAAGCTAACGTGTGGGTGCAGACAGATGCCTACATGacgaagagatgaagagagaaagaaaatatggATCTCAGGTTTCATTTTCAGACACATAATAGGAATAGTGGAGTGGCGTGTGAAGAGGAGATTGTGAACGTTACGCTGTTTTGAGAGAATTTGTTACGTAGGCTGTTATATTTCTACCGGCCTGATTATTTTTTCCCTCGCTTGATATTCTGATATTATCAAAAATCCATTTACTGATGACAGATGATCTTGTACATTGTATAAGAAAgcagtatattaatatatcaatcgtatatcatttatacatcattAATTTGATACATAACATGAAAGTAGCGCCAAAAGCTTTAAATTAATTGCATGTCCGGCGAGTGGCCCACAGCATTTCCACTTGTATTTGCAGTATTCTCCAATACAAGGCCAAACATCTTTTCCAGTAGTTATATAAGCTGTAAGACAATCACGGCTATTGGTTACGTATTAAATTCATCTTCTGTTGTGAGTGGTTCACTGTTACACTCGTAAGCGCATAAATAGATTTAATGTGAACAATTAGCAGTAGACTGAAGAGCAAAcgtgtgacattttatattaaacagAGATGCCACTGGACcttgatgtttttcttcttgcatgtatgtttgtgttacTCATAACAAATGGCTGAATTTCAAtgttttttcaatttattttcccaacaataatttcattatttaaagtaaGAGTTAAACAAATAATCATCCTGATGATTAAAAtcaacactgactgactgattatACATTTGGCAGAGTAACTGACAACACAAAGACTACGAAAAGCCCATTCAGATGGTCAAGGCATTCTTGTGATTTGCATaaagcaatatatatatttatgataaaAGGCCACTTGGTCTCTTGTCATTTAAGGTTATTTTCACATAAATATAAAGTCTTACATCAGTAACATGTCATGTGCACCTTTTACTATTAGAATGAATTTGGCACTAGGTTATGGTTTTAGTTCATCCTGCAGATAAAATGCAGGATTTACTCTTCCATTAAAAGGCATTGCTTCTTAGGAGTCACTATCATTGGTAACAAGTGAGTAATCAGTAGATCTGGCTCAGTTTCCTCAGAGATCATAGTCTCACATATTATTGGGGTTATAACACAGCATGTTGAGCTTGATGTTCTCGTCCCAGTGGCGCAGCAGCAGGAACAGCTGTCTGGCAGCTCCCTTCAGCCCAGCCAGGTCCACTCCCTCGGGCAGCTCCTGACAGCGCAGCCAGAAGTCTGCTTTTGCTGCCACCAGCTCCCACTCCATGAAGTAGCCGGCACAGCGGTGCTCCAGCCAGGCTAGAGCCACAGCCGTAGCCCAGCTCGAGCCCTCCAGGTCCTCCTGAGCCAACTGGCTGCTCCCCTGGAGGTCGGCCGGCTCTATTGAAGAGACTTCACATACATCCGTCTCTGATCCGCGACCACTGTCTGCCTGGCCGTGGCTCTGGTTCTGAGAGGGGCCCACAGATAGCTCCAGAGAGCCCTCCTCAGAGCTGGGGAGGTCAGGCGGTGAGGTGACGGGGTCTCGGTCGGACAGGTGTCTTCGGCGAAGCCTTGGTTCCAGCATCAGGGGCGTGTCGTCTGGAGTGTGGTGGAAAGGAGGAGCGGTTGGTTTAGCGAGGGagcaagaagaaggagaaaaagtaACGTGGTGTGTGGGAGCACCGGGAAGCTTGATGGAGGTAGATAAAGATGGAGCACTGGGATATGTGCAGCGGAACGGTGGGCTGAGACTGCGGCGGTGGAGGCTGTAGGGTGAAGCCCTCTTCAGCCGGTCCAGGGGGATCTGAACACAGTCGGAGTAGATCTCTGTCAGAAGAAAAGCTCCTGACGCCAGCTGCAGATGCACCTGAGGAGACATATAGACACAAATTAATACATGTGTATGCACACGTTCAAGTTATGCATGTGTCCGCACAGCTCACCAGGGGCAGGTAGTCTGGAGCTTCAGCTTCAGGTTGTTTCTCAgtctctgcagacagacagtgggACTTGAGAGGAACCTGCTTTCCTGATGAAATAGAGGACCTGAGTCTGCCCAGTGGAAATCTGGAATATACAAAAagaggtgttttttttaaacttatgaATACATTTGGATATAGACATAATACACACCCCTCACAGAAAGATGCCTACTCTCCGAAGTAACTTGAGCACAAACACTGCTACAATGGGTCCACTTTACAGCGCAATGCCACattcacaagaagaagaagtcttaCCTGGCGCCAAAGAAGCTCTCCATTGACTTGCTCTCGATGGATCGCTGTGAACGAGTGCACGAGGCGCCTGTTACTGCTGAGCCTGTAGCAGAGTACGCACTGCCCCCTACACCTGAGACAGCAGCGTggaataaaacattagacagtattgtgtgtgtaagatatgtTTCCTGACTGTGTTTAAAGGCTAAGTTCACCCTTTACATGACATAGACCCAAAAATTTTCTTACTTGCTGTAAACCATTGTTTTAACCAGAAACAGTCCTCGTTGT from Cottoperca gobio chromosome 17, fCotGob3.1, whole genome shotgun sequence carries:
- the alg3 gene encoding dol-P-Man:Man(5)GlcNAc(2)-PP-Dol alpha-1,3-mannosyltransferase; translated protein: MTFYGACQLRPVSTSPSLFRYTAEMAGGVRRKSPGSPSPLWGKLQTLWQDKHLVLFKTEYTLLVVSVLWFLEIGINVWVIQKVPYTEIDWKAYMDEVEGVINGTYDYTALKGDTGPLVYPAGFVYIFTALYYITSHGVNIPLAQYLFAAFYLITLLLVFRMYYRTKKVPPYVFFFVCCASYRIHSIFVLRLFNDPVAMMLLFAAVNLFMDGHWTLGCGLYSLAVSVKMNVLLFAPGLLFLLLSEFGLIKTIPKLSLCAGIQLLLGLPFLLENPMGYMSQAFDLGRQFMFKWTVNWRFLPEWFFLNRYFHLLLLAAHLLTLLLFALRRWKRPGESIFELLKEPSKRKTPAQKTTVDQMVLILFTSNFIGMCFSRSLHYQFYVWYFHTLPYLLWSGGVKKLAHLLRVLILGLIELSWNTYPSTNSSSAALHVCHLIILLCLWLAPPLPSAPAETEEQTPVKDKRQ